A stretch of the Mycolicibacterium celeriflavum genome encodes the following:
- a CDS encoding Fpg/Nei family DNA glycosylase, whose protein sequence is MPEGHTLHRLARLHQRRFGRAPVMVSSPQGRFVDGAAAVNGRALRKATAWGKHLFHHYEGGRVVHVHLGLYGTFTEVPLPMPLPVGQVRMRMIGAEYGTDLRGPTVCEVLAEPETADVIARLGPDPLRRDADPSLAWARIRKSRRPIGALLMDQSVIAGVGNVYRNELLYRHGVDPHRPGVRIEEEEFEAMWDDLVALMRIGLRRGKIHTIRSEDDHGLPPYAPGRPRTYVYRRAGEPCRVCGTEIRTEVMEGRNLFWCPTDQS, encoded by the coding sequence ATGCCCGAGGGCCACACGCTGCACCGGTTGGCCCGGTTGCACCAGCGCCGCTTCGGTCGCGCGCCGGTGATGGTGTCCAGTCCGCAGGGCAGGTTCGTCGACGGCGCCGCAGCGGTCAACGGCCGAGCGCTCAGGAAGGCCACCGCGTGGGGTAAGCATCTGTTCCACCACTACGAAGGCGGCCGGGTGGTGCATGTCCACCTCGGTCTGTACGGCACGTTCACCGAGGTGCCGCTCCCGATGCCGCTGCCGGTCGGGCAGGTGCGGATGCGGATGATCGGCGCCGAATACGGGACGGATCTGCGCGGGCCGACGGTGTGCGAGGTGCTGGCCGAACCGGAGACTGCCGACGTGATTGCTCGGCTAGGCCCCGATCCGCTGCGTCGCGATGCCGACCCGTCACTGGCGTGGGCGCGAATCCGTAAGTCGCGCAGGCCGATCGGAGCGCTCCTGATGGACCAGTCCGTGATCGCCGGAGTCGGCAACGTGTACCGCAACGAGCTGCTCTACCGGCACGGCGTCGACCCGCACCGGCCAGGCGTGCGCATCGAGGAGGAAGAGTTCGAAGCGATGTGGGACGACCTCGTCGCGCTGATGCGAATCGGACTGCGGCGCGGCAAGATTCACACCATCCGCAGCGAGGATGACCACGGGCTGCCGCCGTACGCTCCCGGCCGACCGCGCACCTATGTGTACCGGCGCGCCGGTGAGCCGTGCCGGGTTTGTGGCACCGAGATCCGCACCGAGGTGATGGAGGGCCGCAACCTGTTCTGGTGTCCGACCGACCAAAGTTAG
- a CDS encoding acyl-CoA dehydrogenase family protein, with protein sequence MTVTKEVSERQAREFAEQAREAQWRQPSFGKELFLGRLRLDLVHPHPSGSAESTEQGEAFLARLREFCESQIDAAVIERDAQIPDKVVAGLKELGAFGMKISTEYGGLGLSQVYYNKALMLVGSVHPSLGALLSAHQSIGVPQPISMFGTDEQKRTWLPRCTEEISAFLLTEPDVGSDPARLHATATPEGDDYILNGTKLWTTNGVVADLLVVMAQVPKSEGHRGGISAFVMEADTPGIVVENRNAFMGLRGIENGLTRLTDVRVPAANRIAREGEGLKVALSTLNVGRLSLPAICAGSAKWCLKIAKEWSRERVQWGRPVGEHEAVAGKVAFIAATAYGLEAMLELASELADAKQNDIRIEAALAKLYGSEMAWQIADELVQIRGGRGFETAESLAARGERGVPAEQMLRDMRINRIFEGSTEVMHLLIAREAVDAHLSVAGDVIDPEADLSRKARAAANAGKFYARWLPTLVTGKGQVPTSFGEFGPLATHLRYVERASRRLARSIFYGMSRWQGKLEHKQRFLARIVDIGAELFAMTAVCVRAQRDPEGGSAVELAGAFCEQARVRTEQLFDQLWHNCDDSDRALARGVLDDRFTWLEEGILDPSIDGPWIAQEGGAEKPDVHRVIR encoded by the coding sequence ATGACCGTTACAAAGGAAGTCAGCGAGCGACAGGCCAGGGAGTTCGCCGAACAGGCGCGGGAGGCGCAGTGGCGCCAGCCCAGTTTCGGTAAGGAATTGTTCCTCGGCAGATTGCGGTTGGATCTCGTCCATCCCCATCCCAGCGGCTCCGCGGAATCCACGGAACAGGGTGAGGCGTTCCTGGCCAGGCTGCGGGAGTTCTGCGAGTCGCAGATCGACGCCGCGGTGATCGAGCGCGACGCGCAGATCCCGGACAAAGTGGTCGCCGGCCTGAAGGAACTCGGGGCGTTCGGCATGAAGATCAGCACCGAGTACGGCGGCCTAGGCCTGTCCCAGGTGTACTACAACAAGGCGCTCATGCTGGTGGGCTCCGTGCATCCGTCGCTGGGTGCCCTGCTGTCTGCCCACCAGTCGATCGGGGTCCCGCAGCCGATCTCGATGTTCGGGACCGACGAGCAGAAGCGAACCTGGCTACCGCGGTGCACCGAGGAGATAAGCGCGTTCCTGCTCACCGAACCGGACGTCGGCAGCGACCCGGCCCGGCTCCATGCCACCGCCACCCCGGAGGGCGACGACTACATACTGAACGGGACCAAGCTGTGGACCACCAACGGCGTCGTCGCCGACCTGCTCGTGGTGATGGCTCAAGTACCCAAGAGTGAGGGCCACCGCGGTGGGATCAGCGCGTTCGTCATGGAGGCGGACACACCCGGCATCGTCGTGGAGAACCGCAACGCTTTCATGGGGTTACGCGGCATCGAGAACGGCCTCACCCGGCTGACCGACGTGCGGGTGCCCGCGGCAAACCGGATCGCCCGCGAAGGCGAAGGGCTGAAGGTCGCGCTTTCTACGCTCAACGTGGGGCGGCTGTCGTTACCGGCCATTTGTGCCGGGTCTGCGAAGTGGTGTCTGAAGATCGCGAAAGAGTGGTCTCGGGAGCGGGTGCAGTGGGGCAGGCCGGTCGGCGAGCACGAAGCAGTGGCCGGCAAGGTCGCGTTCATCGCGGCCACCGCTTACGGCCTGGAGGCAATGCTCGAACTGGCCAGTGAATTGGCCGACGCCAAGCAGAACGACATTCGGATCGAGGCCGCGCTGGCCAAGCTCTACGGCTCAGAGATGGCTTGGCAGATCGCGGACGAGCTGGTGCAGATTCGCGGCGGGCGCGGCTTCGAGACCGCCGAGTCGTTGGCCGCCCGCGGCGAGCGCGGAGTGCCCGCCGAGCAGATGCTGCGGGACATGCGCATCAACCGGATCTTCGAAGGCTCCACCGAGGTCATGCACCTGCTGATCGCCCGCGAGGCGGTGGATGCGCACCTGTCGGTGGCCGGCGACGTGATCGACCCTGAGGCCGATCTGTCGCGCAAAGCGCGAGCCGCGGCCAACGCCGGCAAGTTCTACGCCCGGTGGCTGCCGACCTTGGTCACCGGCAAGGGCCAGGTGCCCACGTCGTTCGGTGAATTCGGGCCGCTGGCGACCCATCTGCGTTACGTCGAGCGGGCAAGCCGCCGGCTGGCGCGCAGCATCTTCTACGGAATGTCGCGGTGGCAGGGCAAGCTGGAGCACAAGCAGCGGTTCCTGGCCCGGATCGTGGATATCGGCGCGGAGCTGTTCGCGATGACCGCCGTATGTGTGCGGGCACAACGTGACCCGGAGGGCGGCAGCGCGGTCGAGCTCGCCGGCGCGTTCTGCGAACAGGCGCGGGTGCGGACCGAGCAGCTGTTCGACCAGCTCTGGCACAACTGCGACGACTCCGACCGGGC